Proteins encoded within one genomic window of Brenneria nigrifluens DSM 30175 = ATCC 13028:
- the ridA gene encoding 2-iminobutanoate/2-iminopropanoate deaminase: MSRSISTEQAPAAIGPYVQGVDLGSLIFTSGQIPLDPKTGLVADDITAQTRQSLSNVQAIVEAAGLQVSDIVKTTVFVKDLNDFTTLNAAYEAFFTEHNAPFPARSCVEVARLPKDVKIEIEAIAVRR, encoded by the coding sequence ATGTCACGCTCTATCAGCACCGAACAGGCTCCGGCCGCCATCGGCCCTTATGTACAAGGCGTCGATCTCGGCAGCCTTATCTTCACCTCCGGCCAGATCCCGCTTGACCCGAAAACCGGTCTGGTCGCCGATGACATTACCGCCCAGACGCGCCAGTCGCTGAGTAATGTGCAAGCCATTGTAGAAGCCGCCGGTCTGCAAGTTTCCGATATTGTGAAAACCACGGTATTCGTTAAAGACCTGAACGATTTCACCACCCTCAATGCGGCCTATGAAGCCTTCTTTACCGAGCACAACGCCCCTTTCCCGGCGCGCTCCTGCGTGGAAGTGGCGCGCCTGCCCAAAGATGTGAAAATCGAGATTGAAGCGATCGCCGTACGCCGCTAA
- the argF gene encoding ornithine carbamoyltransferase translates to MNPFYKRHFLRLMDFTPVEITALLALSAQLKTDKKNAAEVRRLSGKNIALIFEKDSTRTRCSFEVAAYDQGAQVTYLAPSGSQIGHKESIKDTARVLGRMYDGIQYRGYGQQIVETLAQYAGVPVWNGLTDEFHPTQLLADLLTMQEHLPARALSSIKLAYVGDARNNMGNTMLEAAALTGLDLRLVAPEACWPEAGLVAECQAAAKRTGGGITLTEDIAAGVAGVDYIYSDVWVSMGEPKETWLERITLLKPYQVNMAMIAATGNPQVKFLHCLPAFHDDQTTLGKQMAEQYGLQGGMEVTDEVFESAHSIVFDQAENRMHTIKAVMVATLSQD, encoded by the coding sequence ATGAACCCGTTTTACAAGCGTCATTTTTTAAGATTAATGGATTTTACGCCAGTAGAAATTACCGCTCTTTTAGCCCTGTCGGCGCAGTTGAAAACCGATAAAAAAAACGCTGCCGAAGTTCGCCGCCTGTCGGGCAAAAATATCGCACTCATCTTCGAAAAAGATTCGACCCGCACCCGTTGCTCTTTCGAAGTTGCTGCGTACGACCAGGGGGCGCAGGTGACCTACCTGGCGCCAAGCGGCAGTCAAATCGGGCATAAGGAGTCCATCAAGGATACCGCGCGCGTTTTGGGCCGCATGTACGACGGCATCCAGTATCGCGGCTACGGCCAGCAGATTGTGGAAACGCTGGCGCAATATGCCGGCGTCCCGGTGTGGAACGGGCTGACGGACGAATTCCACCCGACGCAGTTGCTGGCGGATCTACTGACCATGCAGGAGCATTTACCCGCCAGGGCGCTGTCGTCCATAAAGCTCGCCTACGTCGGCGACGCCCGCAACAATATGGGCAATACCATGCTGGAGGCGGCCGCCCTCACCGGGCTGGATTTGCGTCTGGTGGCGCCCGAAGCCTGCTGGCCGGAAGCGGGATTGGTGGCGGAATGTCAGGCGGCGGCAAAACGGACCGGCGGCGGCATTACGCTGACGGAGGATATCGCCGCGGGCGTGGCGGGGGTCGACTATATCTATAGCGACGTGTGGGTCTCGATGGGCGAACCCAAGGAGACCTGGCTGGAGCGCATTACGCTGCTGAAACCTTATCAGGTGAATATGGCGATGATCGCCGCCACCGGTAATCCCCAGGTGAAATTCCTCCACTGCCTGCCGGCGTTCCATGACGACCAGACCACGCTCGGCAAACAAATGGCCGAGCAGTACGGACTACAGGGCGGAATGGAGGTCACGGACGAGGTGTTCGAGTCCGCGCACAGCATCGTGTTCGATCAGGCGGAAAACCGCATGCACACCATTAAAGCGGTGATGGTGGCGACGCTAAGCCAGGATTAG
- a CDS encoding circularly permuted type 2 ATP-grasp protein gives MIKMTLPTPSYYDEMLSVAGEQRRHYDSYWQWLQQTDQQAIRQKKEQAELLFHRVGITFNVYGEEGGTERLIPFDSVPRIIPAHEWRLLDSGIRQRVQALNAFLYDIYHQQHILRAGIIPSEQVLANDQYQPCMQGVDLHNNIYAHITGIDMVRNSDGRYYVLEDNLRTPSGVSYMLENRKMMMRLYPDLFASQHIAPVERYPSYLLQTLRESTPVDDPTVVVMTPGRFNSAYFEHSFLAQQMGVELVESADLFVKAGAVYMRTTEGPCRVDVIYRRVDDAFLDPLAFRADSMLGVPGLLSVYRAGGVVLANAIGTGVADDKSIYPYVPEMIRFYLSEEPILGNIPTWQCRDPQALSYVLGNLDSMVVKEVHGAGGYGMLVGPRATRQQIEDFRRRLQANPYNYIAQETLALSTCPTFVEDGLAPRHIDLRPFALSGEEIRLIPGGLTRVALTEGSLVVNSSQGGGTKDTWVMEEEE, from the coding sequence ATGATAAAAATGACGCTTCCGACACCGTCTTACTATGACGAGATGCTTTCCGTGGCAGGCGAACAGCGCCGGCACTACGACTCCTATTGGCAATGGCTGCAACAAACCGACCAGCAGGCGATCAGGCAGAAAAAGGAGCAGGCCGAACTGCTGTTTCATCGCGTCGGCATCACCTTTAACGTCTATGGCGAAGAAGGCGGCACCGAGCGTTTAATTCCTTTCGACAGCGTGCCGCGCATTATTCCCGCCCATGAATGGCGCCTGCTCGATAGCGGCATCCGCCAGCGGGTGCAGGCGCTGAACGCCTTTCTGTACGATATCTATCACCAGCAGCATATTCTCAGGGCCGGCATTATTCCCAGCGAACAGGTGCTGGCCAACGATCAATATCAGCCCTGTATGCAGGGTGTGGATCTGCATAACAATATCTATGCCCATATCACCGGCATCGATATGGTGCGCAACAGCGATGGCCGCTATTACGTACTGGAAGACAACCTGCGCACCCCGTCCGGCGTGTCCTACATGCTGGAAAACCGCAAAATGATGATGCGGCTGTACCCGGACCTGTTCGCCAGCCAGCATATTGCGCCGGTCGAACGCTACCCCAGCTACCTGCTGCAAACGCTGCGTGAAAGCACCCCGGTCGACGACCCGACCGTGGTGGTGATGACGCCGGGACGGTTTAACAGCGCCTATTTTGAACACAGTTTTCTGGCGCAACAGATGGGCGTGGAGCTGGTGGAAAGCGCCGATCTGTTCGTAAAAGCGGGCGCCGTGTATATGCGCACCACCGAAGGCCCCTGCCGGGTGGACGTTATTTACCGGCGCGTGGATGACGCCTTCCTCGATCCGCTGGCGTTCCGCGCCGACTCCATGCTCGGCGTTCCCGGCCTGCTGTCGGTGTACCGCGCCGGCGGCGTGGTGCTGGCCAACGCCATCGGCACCGGCGTGGCGGATGATAAGTCCATCTACCCTTACGTACCGGAGATGATCCGCTTCTACCTCTCCGAAGAGCCGATTCTGGGTAATATCCCCACCTGGCAGTGCCGCGATCCGCAGGCGCTCAGCTATGTCCTCGGCAATCTGGACAGCATGGTGGTGAAGGAAGTTCACGGCGCGGGGGGATACGGCATGCTGGTCGGCCCCAGGGCGACGCGCCAGCAGATTGAGGACTTCCGCCGGCGGCTGCAGGCCAATCCGTACAATTACATCGCCCAGGAGACGCTGGCGCTCTCCACCTGCCCCACCTTTGTGGAGGACGGACTGGCCCCCCGCCATATCGATCTGCGTCCGTTCGCGCTGTCGGGGGAAGAGATCCGTCTGATACCCGGCGGATTAACCCGCGTGGCGCTGACGGAAGGCTCGCTGGTGGTCAACTCGTCGCAGGGCGGCGGCACCAAAGATACCTGGGTCATGGAGGAGGAGGAATAA
- a CDS encoding GNAT family N-acetyltransferase, producing the protein MTTGTPANYRIRPITVQDNAAIARVIRLVSAEFGLTADKGYTVSDPDLDHLFELYNQPASAYWVLEYEGEVVGGGGIAPLVDGDEDVCELQKMYFLPVLRGKGLARQLAIQALDFARRRGFRRCYLETTGHLTSAIRLYESLGFEHIPHSMGHTGHTDCEVTMLKVL; encoded by the coding sequence ATGACAACCGGTACTCCCGCCAACTATCGAATTCGTCCGATTACGGTACAAGACAATGCGGCGATTGCCCGCGTTATCCGCCTTGTTTCCGCCGAATTCGGTTTGACGGCCGACAAAGGCTACACGGTATCCGACCCCGACCTGGACCACCTGTTTGAACTATACAATCAGCCGGCCAGCGCCTATTGGGTACTGGAATATGAAGGTGAAGTCGTTGGCGGCGGCGGTATCGCCCCACTGGTAGACGGTGATGAAGATGTGTGTGAACTACAAAAAATGTATTTTTTACCGGTTCTGCGCGGCAAAGGCCTGGCCAGGCAGTTGGCCATACAGGCGCTGGATTTCGCCCGCAGGCGGGGTTTTCGCCGCTGCTATCTGGAGACCACCGGCCATTTGACCAGCGCCATCCGGCTGTATGAATCACTGGGGTTTGAACATATTCCCCATTCCATGGGGCATACCGGCCATACCGATTGCGAAGTGACCATGCTGAAAGTGCTGTAA
- a CDS encoding POTRA domain-containing protein, whose protein sequence is MANAATPVEPSQIDNRQINQQQINQQERQRAQERQLTPQAPDVRLQPPGAFLTRLHFPVEMTRCFPIKKVELQGTQDFPGWLPLQRLADQAVDHCLGAKGINLLMSALQNRLIDHGYGGQRALNAGGGTGGRSCRRQHFGRIGRLLSWVVRP, encoded by the coding sequence ATGGCGAATGCGGCCACGCCGGTTGAGCCGTCGCAGATCGATAATCGGCAGATCAACCAGCAGCAAATCAATCAGCAGGAACGGCAACGGGCGCAGGAGCGTCAATTGACGCCGCAGGCGCCGGATGTCCGCCTACAGCCTCCCGGCGCTTTCCTGACCCGTCTGCATTTCCCGGTGGAAATGACCCGGTGCTTCCCGATCAAAAAAGTCGAACTGCAAGGTACTCAGGATTTCCCCGGCTGGCTGCCGTTGCAGCGGCTGGCCGATCAGGCGGTGGACCATTGTCTGGGCGCGAAAGGGATCAATTTGCTGATGAGCGCCTTGCAGAACCGCCTGATCGATCACGGATATGGCGGGCAGCGCGCTCTCAACGCTGGCGGCGGGACTGGCGGGCGGTCTTGCCGGAGACAGCACTTCGGGCGCATTGGCCGGCTCTTGTCATGGGTAGTAAGGCCATAG
- the pyrI gene encoding aspartate carbamoyltransferase regulatory subunit, with amino-acid sequence MTHDNKLQVEAIRRGTVIDHIPAQVGFKLLTLFKLTATDQRVTIGLNLPSNQLGRKDLIKIENVFLTEQQANQLAMYAPQATVNQIDDYDVVRKLAPTLPDHIDDVLTCPNSNCISRSEPVSSSFSVKQREGDVHLKCKYCEKEFERRAVLQDR; translated from the coding sequence ATGACTCACGATAATAAATTACAGGTAGAAGCCATCCGGCGCGGCACGGTTATCGATCATATTCCCGCCCAAGTGGGTTTTAAGCTGCTGACTCTGTTCAAGCTGACCGCCACGGACCAGCGCGTGACCATCGGGCTGAATCTGCCCTCCAACCAGCTTGGCCGCAAAGATTTAATCAAAATCGAAAATGTGTTCCTCACCGAGCAGCAGGCGAACCAGTTGGCGATGTATGCGCCGCAGGCCACCGTGAACCAGATTGATGACTACGACGTGGTGCGTAAGCTGGCGCCGACGCTGCCCGACCATATCGACGACGTATTAACCTGCCCCAACAGCAACTGCATCAGCCGCAGCGAACCGGTGTCATCCTCGTTCAGCGTCAAACAGCGTGAAGGCGACGTGCATCTGAAGTGCAAATACTGCGAAAAAGAGTTCGAGCGCCGCGCCGTTCTGCAGGATCGCTAG
- a CDS encoding YhcH/YjgK/YiaL family protein, with translation MITGNIHHLELVPYLPVKLRDAIEYVKRNITAVTPLGKHDIDGDNAFVLISNDSTEALEQRRAEYHGKYLDIQIVLTGVEGMTFSNLPAGKADVDWLADKDIAFLPAGEQEKQLVLQPGDFVVFFPGEVHKPLCAVGEPAPVRKAVVKIDASLVR, from the coding sequence ATGATCACTGGCAATATCCATCATCTTGAACTGGTTCCTTATCTGCCCGTAAAACTGCGCGACGCCATCGAATACGTTAAGCGCAACATTACGGCGGTTACGCCGCTGGGCAAGCATGATATCGACGGAGATAACGCCTTCGTGCTGATTTCCAACGACAGCACCGAGGCGCTGGAACAGCGCCGCGCCGAGTACCACGGCAAATATCTGGATATTCAGATTGTGCTGACGGGCGTGGAAGGGATGACGTTCAGCAACCTGCCGGCGGGTAAAGCGGACGTCGACTGGCTGGCGGATAAAGATATCGCCTTTTTACCGGCGGGCGAGCAGGAAAAACAGCTGGTGCTACAACCGGGCGACTTCGTGGTCTTTTTCCCCGGCGAAGTACACAAGCCGCTGTGCGCCGTGGGGGAGCCCGCGCCGGTGCGCAAAGCGGTGGTGAAGATCGACGCGTCGCTGGTGCGCTGA
- a CDS encoding alpha-E domain-containing protein has protein sequence MLSRTASELYWMARYLERAESLARVLDVTYKLSMMPRHSQQQRDLALPLNLTYTHELFQQRYALFSMNNLLNFFALDSQNPSSIYNCIEMAWNNAHAVRGSLSSEVWECINTTRIDIRSLHDQGVDKIGIDAFFDWVKERAHLFRGAMFGTLLRNDAQCFIRLGTLIERAYATAQLLSLKDRQLNSDPDPVREYYRLDTLLRAVSAREAYHSIYRQPISRETVTELLVLRGDVPRSLHACIDDLVQQLETIGSQRAKVPHRLAHLLRVELRFSTLDDILAKGLEAYLNEFISKINELADSIRHTYLEAL, from the coding sequence ATGTTAAGCCGCACAGCCAGTGAACTCTATTGGATGGCCCGCTATCTGGAACGGGCGGAAAGCCTGGCCCGGGTGCTGGACGTCACCTATAAATTATCCATGATGCCGCGCCACAGCCAGCAGCAGCGCGACCTGGCGCTGCCGCTGAATCTGACCTACACCCACGAGCTGTTCCAGCAGCGCTACGCCCTTTTCTCCATGAACAACCTGCTGAACTTTTTCGCGCTGGACAGCCAAAATCCCAGCAGCATCTACAACTGTATCGAAATGGCCTGGAACAACGCCCATGCCGTGCGCGGCAGCCTCTCTTCCGAAGTCTGGGAATGCATTAACACCACCCGTATCGATATCCGCAGCCTGCACGATCAGGGGGTGGATAAAATCGGCATCGACGCGTTCTTCGACTGGGTGAAAGAGCGCGCGCATCTGTTTCGCGGCGCGATGTTCGGCACTCTGCTGCGCAACGACGCCCAGTGCTTTATTCGCCTCGGCACCCTGATCGAACGCGCCTACGCCACCGCGCAGCTGCTCAGCCTGAAAGATCGGCAGTTGAATAGCGACCCCGATCCGGTACGCGAATATTACCGGCTGGATACGCTGCTGCGGGCCGTCAGCGCCCGCGAAGCCTACCATAGCATCTATCGCCAGCCGATCAGCCGGGAAACCGTGACCGAATTACTGGTGCTGCGGGGGGATGTGCCGCGCTCGCTGCACGCCTGTATCGACGATCTGGTGCAACAGTTGGAAACCATCGGCAGCCAGCGGGCCAAGGTGCCTCACCGCCTGGCCCATCTGCTGCGCGTGGAGCTGCGCTTCAGCACCCTTGACGACATCCTGGCCAAGGGTCTGGAAGCCTACCTGAATGAGTTTATCAGCAAGATCAATGAATTGGCCGACAGCATCCGTCATACTTATCTGGAGGCGCTATGA
- the pyrB gene encoding aspartate carbamoyltransferase: protein MVNPLYQKHVISINDLSREELELALRVAASLKADPQPELLKHKVIASCFFEASTRTRLSFETAMHRLGASVVGFADSSNTSLGKKGETLADTISVISQYVDAIVMRHPQEGASRLAAEFSSGVPVLNAGDGANQHPSQTLLDLFTIQETQGRLSNINIAMVGDLKYGRTVHSLTQALAKFDGNRFYFIAPDALAMPDYILAMLEEKNIPYSLHNGIEEVVSDLDILYMTRVQKERLDPSEYINIKSQFVLRAADLNSARDNLKVLHPLPRIDEITIDVDKTPYAYYFQQAGNGIYARQALLALVLNRELVA, encoded by the coding sequence ATGGTCAATCCGCTTTATCAAAAACACGTCATTTCAATTAACGACCTTAGCCGAGAGGAACTGGAGCTGGCATTGCGGGTGGCCGCCAGCCTGAAAGCCGACCCGCAGCCGGAGCTGTTAAAGCACAAAGTGATTGCCAGCTGTTTTTTCGAGGCCTCGACGCGCACGCGCCTCTCCTTTGAAACCGCAATGCACCGGCTGGGAGCTTCGGTGGTGGGTTTTGCCGACAGCAGCAACACCTCGCTGGGCAAGAAAGGCGAAACGCTGGCCGACACCATCTCGGTTATCAGCCAGTACGTCGACGCCATCGTTATGCGCCACCCGCAGGAGGGGGCATCCCGCCTCGCCGCCGAATTTTCCTCCGGCGTGCCGGTGCTTAACGCCGGCGACGGCGCTAACCAGCACCCGTCGCAAACGCTGCTCGACCTGTTTACCATTCAGGAAACCCAGGGCCGCCTGAGCAATATCAATATCGCCATGGTGGGCGACCTGAAATACGGCCGTACCGTGCACTCGCTCACCCAGGCGCTGGCGAAATTCGACGGCAACCGCTTTTATTTTATCGCTCCGGATGCGCTGGCGATGCCGGACTACATTCTGGCCATGCTGGAAGAAAAAAATATTCCCTACAGCCTGCACAACGGCATCGAGGAGGTCGTTTCCGACCTCGACATTCTGTATATGACGCGGGTACAGAAAGAGCGGCTGGATCCGTCGGAATATATCAACATCAAGTCGCAGTTCGTGCTGCGCGCCGCCGACCTGAACAGCGCGCGCGATAACCTGAAAGTGCTGCATCCGCTGCCGCGCATTGACGAAATCACCATCGATGTGGATAAAACCCCCTACGCTTACTATTTCCAGCAGGCGGGAAACGGCATTTACGCCCGTCAGGCTTTGCTGGCGCTGGTACTGAATCGCGAACTGGTTGCGTAA
- the rraB gene encoding ribonuclease E inhibitor RraB, with protein MANRELLEEQREETRLIIEELLDDGSDPEALYTIEHHFSAEKFEVLEKVAVEAFKLGYEVTDAEELEVEDGILLMCCDAISEVALNAELIDAQVEQLLTLAERYGVNYDGWGTYFEDGEDGEEGNDEDFYDEDDDGKRH; from the coding sequence ATGGCCAACCGCGAATTGCTGGAAGAACAACGTGAAGAGACACGCCTGATCATCGAAGAGTTGCTGGATGACGGCAGCGACCCGGAGGCGCTCTATACCATTGAGCACCATTTCTCCGCCGAGAAGTTCGAGGTGCTGGAAAAGGTCGCCGTGGAAGCGTTCAAACTGGGTTATGAAGTGACGGATGCGGAAGAGCTTGAAGTGGAAGACGGGATTTTACTGATGTGCTGCGACGCCATCAGCGAAGTGGCGTTGAACGCGGAGCTGATCGACGCGCAGGTGGAACAGCTTTTGACGCTGGCCGAGCGTTACGGCGTCAACTATGACGGCTGGGGCACCTATTTTGAGGATGGCGAAGACGGTGAAGAGGGGAACGACGAGGATTTTTACGACGAAGATGACGACGGAAAACGTCATTAA
- a CDS encoding transglutaminase family protein, with product MKLTINHLTHYHYDEEVKFSTQYLRLTPKNSARQQIREWKLTLPASAVATTDAYGNVLHVMTLDVPHHDITIHAQGVVEIADNAEQSYDGGAADTLSPLVFLRATPLTEADGSIRAFAQRYYRPQEPEESLNTLMAELQLKMPYTPGATQVQDTAAQAFAMQKGVCQDHTHVFLACCRSLNIPARYVSGYVYSQDTQHVAMHAWAEVWLRDRWQGFDITNNTRLLHQHLWLAVGMDYLDACPVRGSRLGGGCEEMFSEAEVRLFERQQQIQQQQ from the coding sequence ATGAAACTGACCATCAACCACCTGACCCACTATCACTATGATGAGGAAGTGAAATTCAGCACCCAGTACCTGCGCCTGACCCCCAAGAACTCGGCCCGCCAGCAGATCCGGGAGTGGAAGCTGACGCTTCCCGCCTCGGCCGTCGCCACCACCGACGCCTACGGCAATGTGCTGCATGTGATGACTCTGGACGTTCCGCATCACGACATCACCATCCACGCTCAAGGCGTGGTGGAAATCGCCGATAACGCAGAACAGTCCTATGACGGCGGCGCAGCGGATACCCTGTCGCCGCTGGTGTTCCTGCGCGCCACGCCGCTGACGGAAGCGGATGGCAGCATCCGCGCCTTTGCGCAGCGCTATTACCGGCCGCAGGAGCCGGAAGAGAGCCTGAACACGCTGATGGCGGAATTACAGCTGAAAATGCCGTATACTCCCGGCGCCACGCAGGTTCAGGACACCGCGGCGCAGGCGTTCGCCATGCAGAAAGGGGTGTGTCAGGATCATACCCACGTCTTTCTGGCCTGCTGCCGCAGCCTGAATATCCCGGCCCGCTATGTCAGCGGTTATGTTTATAGCCAGGATACGCAGCATGTGGCCATGCACGCCTGGGCGGAAGTCTGGCTGCGCGATCGCTGGCAGGGATTTGATATTACCAATAACACCCGTTTGCTCCATCAGCATCTGTGGCTGGCGGTGGGCATGGACTATCTGGACGCCTGCCCTGTGCGCGGCTCGCGGCTGGGCGGCGGGTGTGAAGAGATGTTTTCCGAGGCTGAAGTACGTCTGTTCGAACGCCAACAGCAGATACAGCAGCAACAGTAG